From a single Apium graveolens cultivar Ventura chromosome 2, ASM990537v1, whole genome shotgun sequence genomic region:
- the LOC141708408 gene encoding 9-cis-epoxycarotenoid dioxygenase NCED1, chloroplastic-like: MATYATWAKPKILTSCSQREVPSKRSLFSHKPNVNCSLQSPSILHFPKQSPQKYQTPSVPTTIAHPKHQDSSSPQWNFLQKAASMALDAVENVIASREKEHPLPKTADPQVQIAGNFAPVQEQPVCHSLPVSGKIPECISGAYVRNGANPHLEPTAGHHFFDGDGMIHAVQFKDGAASYACRFTETERLIQERNLGRPVFPKAIGELHGHSGIARLALFYARGLFGLVDHSQGTGVANAGLVYFNNRLLAMSEDDLPYQVQITPSGDLKTVGRYSFDGQLDTTMIAHPKIDPETKELIALSYNVIQKPYLKYFRVSPDGVKSSDVDIELADPTMMHDFSITENYVVIPDQQVVFKISEMIRGGSPVVYDKNKVSRFGVLDKYAKDGSGIKWVEVPDCFCFHLWNAWEDEESDEIVVIGSCMTPADSIFNECDEGLQSVLSEIRLNLRTGKSTRKPIMSPEDQVNLEAGMVNKNKLGRKTQFAYLAIAEPWPKVSGFAKVDLFSGKVQKFFYGDQKYGGEPLFLPRTPNSENEDDGYILAFVHDEKAWKSELQIVNAMTLELEATVKLPSRVPYGFHGTFISTKDLASQA, from the coding sequence ATGGCTACTTATGCTACTTGGGCTAAACCAAAAATTTTAACTTCTTGTTCCCAAAGAGAAGTTCCATCCAAAAGATCACTTTTTTCACATAAGCCCAATGTAAATTGTAGTTTGCAATCTCCTTCTATACTTCACTTCCCTAAACAATCACCACAAAAGTATCAAACACCTTCTGTTCCTACCACCATTGCACACCCAAAACATCAAGATTCTTCCAGCCCACAATGGAATTTCCTACAAAAAGCAGCCTCGATGGCCTTAGATGCTGTCGAAAATGTGATCGCTTCGAGAGAAAAGGAACACCCTTTGCCAAAAACAGCTGACCCTCAAGTACAAATTGCGGGAAACTTTGCTCCTGTTCAAGAACAGCCCGTTTGCCACAGTCTTCCAGTTAGTGGAAAGATACCTGAATGCATTTCTGGGGCCTATGTTCGAAACGGGGCTAACCCTCATTTAGAACCAACTGCAGGCCATCACTTTTTTGATGGAGATGGAATGATTCATGCTGTCCAGTTCAAAGATGGAGCTGCTAGCTATGCTTGCAGGTTCACCGAGACAGAAAGACTAATCCAGGAGCGTAATTTGGGTCGACCTGTTTTTCCGAAAGCCATTGGTGAACTTCATGGCCACTCAGGAATTGCTAGGCTTGCTTTATTTTACGCTCGTGGCTTGTTTGGTCTTGTTGATCATTCTCAAGGCACTGGCGTGGCAAACGCTGGATTAGTGTATTTTAACAACAGGTTGTTAGCTATGTCTGAAGACGACTTGCCTTATCAGGTTCAAATCACTCCTTCAGGTGATCTTAAAACTGTTGGGAGGTACAGTTTTGATGGCCAGTTAGATACCACAATGATTGCTCACCCTAAAATTGATCCGGAAACTAAAGAGCTTATTGCTTTGAGTTATAATGTCATTCAGAAGCCGTATTTGAAATACTTTCGTGTTTCACCTGATGGAGTCAAGTCATCTGATGTTGATATTGAGTTAGCTGACCCGACTATGATGCATGATTTTTCGATTACAGAGAATTATGTTGTGATTCCTGATCAACAAGTGGTGTTCAAGATTTCTGAAATGATACGAGGTGGATCACCTGTGGTGTATGACAAAAATAAAGTGTCACGTTTTGGTGTTTTGGACAAGTATGCAAAAGACGGGTCAGGTATTAAGTGGGTTGAGGTCCCAGATTGTTTTTGTTTTCATTTGTGGAATGcttgggaagatgaagaaagTGATGAAATTGTGGTTATTGGCTCTTGTATGACTCCAGCTGATTCTATTTTTAATGAATGTGATGAAGGATTACAAAGTGTTCTGTCTGAAATTAGGCTCAACTTGAGGACAGGAAAATCGACACGAAAGCCAATCATGTCACCGGAGGATCAAGTGAATTTAGAGGCAGGGATGGTGAACAAAAACAAGTTGGGAAGAAAAACCCAATTTGCATATTTGGCCATTGCTGAGCCATGGCCTAAAGTTTCTGGTTTTGCAAAAGTAGACCTTTTTAGCGGCAAAGTCCAGAAGTTCTTTTATGGGGATCAAAAGTATGGAGGTGAGCCTCTTTTCCTACCAAGAACCCCAAATTCTGAGAATGAAGATGATGGGTATATATTAGCGTTTGTTCATGACGAAAAGGCTTGGAAATCGGAGCTTCAGATCGTTAATGCCATGACTTTAGAGTTGGAGGCCACGGTTAAGCTTCCGTCCAGGGTGCCCTATGGATTCCACGGCACATTCATTAGTACAAAAGATTTAGCAAGTCAGGCCTAA